From a single Rosa rugosa chromosome 7, drRosRugo1.1, whole genome shotgun sequence genomic region:
- the LOC133722773 gene encoding uncharacterized protein LOC133722773, protein MRFGHMLVDKPYGLTTGVNIIRHRIYPFREGEKRWLPLMSMILPVSIRCTTCANHMPQGTTLTYVRRRALSKTSLGAPIVTFFFNCTKCRANIQMKEDPENSGHVVEDGAAEIFEHEKSEHLGKIGDEDGLDHETSYSNLKKSGHRRKIRDGGGLDYEASDSDLKRQKLMIGLPSNPTDVFTISDSSSTEHLC, encoded by the coding sequence ATGAGGTTTGGGCATATGTTGGTCGACAAGCCCTACGGTCTCACTACCGGCGTTAACATAATCCGCCATAGAATTTACCCGTTCCGGGAAGGAGAGAAGAGGTGGTTACCGCTGATGAGCATGATACTTCCGGTGAGCATCCGGTGCACCACTTGTGCCAATCACATGCCCCAAGGCACCACTTTGACCTATGTAAGACGCCGCGCCCTCTCCAAGACTTCTTTGGGAGCTCCAATAGTTACATTTTTCTTCAATTGTACCAAATGCCGGGCAAATATCCAGATGAAGGAAGACCCAGAGAATTCAGGCCATGTTGTTGAGGATGGTGCTGCAGAAATTTTTGAACATGAGAAATCAGAACACCTTGGAAAGATTGGTGATGAAGATGGTTTGGATCATGAAACATCTTACTCTAATTTGAAGAAATCAGGGCATCGTCGAAAGATTCGTGATGGAGGTGGTTTAGATTATGAAGCGTCTGACTCTGATTTGAAGAGACAAAAGCTTATGATTGGGCTTCCTAGCAACCCAACAGACGTGTTCACTATTTCGGATAGCTCAAGCACTGAGCATCTTTGCTAG
- the LOC133720596 gene encoding ERBB-3 BINDING PROTEIN 1, whose amino-acid sequence MSSDDEREEKELDLTSPEVVTKYKSAAEIVNKALQRVISECKPKAKIVDVCEIGDSYIREQTGNMYKNVKKKIERGVAFPTSISVNNTVCHFSPLASDETVLEEGDIVKIDMGCHIDGFIAIVAHTHALQAGPITGRAADVIAAANTAAEVALRLVKPGKKNKDVTEAIQKVAAAYDCKIVEGVLSHQMKQFVIDANKVILSVSNPDTRVEEAEFEENEVYAIDIVASTGEGKPKLLDEKQTTIYKRAVDKSYHLKMKASRFIFSEISQKFPLMPFTARALEEKRARLGLLECVNHELLQPYPVLHEKPGDFVAHIKFTVLLMPNGSDRITSHPLQELQPTKQVDDPEIKAWLALGTKTKKKGGGKKKKGKKGDKAEESTEAQPMDATNGAETQG is encoded by the exons ATGTCGTCCGACGACGAGAGGGAGGAGAAGGAGTTGGATCTCACCTCTCCAGAAGTGGTCACCAAATACAAGAGTGCCGCTGAGATTGTGAACA AGGCTTTGCAGCGAGTGATATCGGAATGCAAGCCGAAAGCTAAGATTGTGGACGTTTGCGAGATAGGTGATTCATACATCAGAGA GCAAACTGGTAACATGTACAAAaatgtgaagaagaagattgaacGAGGTGTTGCTTTCCCAACTTCCATTTCTGTGAACAACACTGTGTGCCATTTCTCTCCACTTGCCAGTGATGAAACAGTGCTCGAAGAAGGGGATATTGTAAAGAT TGATATGGGTTGTCATATAGATGGGTTCATTGCTATAGTCGCTCATACTCATGCTCTTCAAGCAGGGCCCATCACAGGAAGGGCTGCAGATGTCATTGCGGCTGCTAATACTGCTGCTGAAGTTGCCTTGAGGCTTGTAAAGCCCGGAAAAAAG AACAAAGATGTAACAGAGGCTATACAAAAGGTTGCTGCTGCTTATGATTGCAAAATTGTTGAAGGTGTTCTTAGCCACCAGATGAAGCAGTTTGTGATAGATGCAAACAAGGTCATATTGAGTGTATCCAATCCAGATACAAGAGTTGAGGAGGCAGAATTTGAGGAGAATGAAGTTTATGCAATTGATATAGTAGCAAGCACAGGTGAAGGAAAG CCTAAGCTGCTGGATGAGAAGCAGACAACTATATACAAGAGGGCTGTGGACAAGAGCTATCACCTGAAGATGAAAGCTTCTAGGTTCATTTTCAGTGAAATTAGCCAGAAATTCCCCCTCATGCCATTCACTGCAAG AGCTTTGGAAGAGAAAAGGGCTCGTCTGGGTTTACTTGAGTGTGTCAACCATGAACTTTTGCAGCCATATCCTGTTTTGCATGAGAAGCCTG GTGATTTTGTTGCTCATATCAAGTTCACTGTATTGCTCATGCCAAACGGATCAGACCGGATTACATCTCATCCTCTACAGGAGCTGCAACCCACTAAGCAAGTAGATGATCCTGAAATCAAAGCATGGTTGGCTTTGGGCACaaagacaaagaagaaaggcggtggaaagaagaagaaag GTAAGAAGGGTGATAAAGCGGAGGAGTCTACCGAAGCTCAACCTATGGATGCTACAAATGGTGCTGAAACTCAAGGATGA
- the LOC133720595 gene encoding dnaJ protein ERDJ3A: MFNRRLVSLIIATASLLLLTIDAKTLDPYKVLGVERNASQREIQKAFHKLSLQYHPDKNKAKGAQAKFAEINNAYEILSDEEKRKNYDMYGDEKGNPGFQAGSPGDHGGYTYFTNGGPGHNQFTYRPSDWQSMGGQGGSKSFSFSFGGPSDGPSPSGFSMNDIFSNFFGDNSGAGGQFGGFTGSSRARPGSQSTPKSIRALNSQVYKKEIVDRGMTWLLFSYTTSLKGHQHVESMIEEVASSLKGAVKVGSVNCDTEASLCKDLGIYPRRMPRVFVYSYKASEKGLLVEYDGDWGAKPLKSFCQDHLPRFSKRVDLNFLKSSSVTVDKFPTVVLLSTKKDTPVIWRVLSGLYHKRIIFYDVQVQDASDPTVKKLGVDALPAIVGWLSNGEKHVLKTGIAVKDLKSAIHDLSGLIEGFEKKNKKAASDQSKKASTDSRENQIPLLTKSNFDALCGDKIPVCIIGAFRSFKERKKLESVLNTVSQKSLSRQQNSAHGRDSISYTLLDATKQASFLNAFDKAGFKSLDKVLVAYKPRKGTFAAFEGEITTEEAEKFISAVLNGDIRFTRTRQSPLLI, translated from the exons ATGTTTAACCGGCGACTAGTATCTCTGATCATCGCGACGGCGTCGTTGTTACTACTCACCATCGACGCCAAAACCTTAGACCCCTACAAG GTTCTTGGAGTGGAGCGAAATGCGAGTCAACGTGAAATTCAGAAGGCTTTCCACAA GCTTTCTCTTCAATATCACCCAGACAAGAATAAAGCCAAGGGAGCTCAAGCGAAGTTTGCTGAGATAAATAATG CGTATGAGATTTTATCTGATGAGGAGAAGAGGAAAAATTATGATATGTATGGAGATGAAAAGGGAAATCCTGGATTTCAAGCTGGTTCGCCAGGGGATCATGGTGGATATACTTACTTCACCAATGGTGGACCAGGACACAACCAGTTTACCTACAGACCAAGTGATTGGCAGAGCATGGGTGGGCAGGGAGGTTCCAAATCATTCTCCTTTTCCTTTGGTGGCCCCAGTGATGGTCCAAGTCCATCCGGTTTCAGTATGAATGACATTTTCTCAAACTTTTTTGGGGATAATTCTGGAGCTGGAGGTCAGTTTGGTGGTTTCACTGGTTCAAGCAGGGCTCGACCTGGCTCTCAGAGTACTCCGAAGAGCATTAGGGCCCTCAATTCACAGGTTTATAAGAAAGAAATAGTTGACCGGGGAATGACGTGGCTCTTGTTCTCTTATACAACCTCTTTGAAGGGGCATCAGCATGTTGAATCTATGATAGAGGAAGTTGCCAGCTCACTGAAGGGTGCCGTAAAG GTTGGAAGTGTAAACTGTGACACAGAGGCATCACTCTGCAAGGACCTTGGCATATATCCACGCAGAATGCCCAGGGTATTTGTTTATTCATACAAAGCGAGTGAGAAGGGTTTGTTGGTTGAGTATGATGGCGATTGGGGTGCTAAACCTTTAAAATCCTTTTGCCAAGACCATTTGCCAAGGTTTTCAAAGAGGGTCGACTTGAACTTCTTAAAGTCCTCCTCTGTCACAGTTGATAAATTTCCTACGGTGGTCCTCCTCTCCACCAAAAAAGATACTCCTGTTATCTGGCGTGTCCTCAGTGGACTGTATCACAAACGCATCATTTTCTATGATGTACAG GTCCAGGATGCTTCTGATCCAACAGTGAAGAAACTAGGAGTTGATGCACTACCAGCTATAGTTGGTTGGCTATCAAATGGGGAGAAGCATGTCTTAAAAACAGGCATCGCTGTTAAAGATTTGAAATCAGCAATTCATGATCTCAGTGGTTTAATTGAAGGTTttgagaagaagaacaagaaggcAGCTTCAGATCAGTCCAAGAAAGCATCAACCGATTCCAGGGAGAATCAGATACCTCTACTGACAAAATCTAATTTTGATGCTCTCTGTGGTGACAAAATCCCAGTTTGCATCATTGGTGCATTCAGATCtttcaaagaaagaaagaagttgGAATCAGTTCTGAACACG GTCTCTCAGAAATCATTATCAAGGCAACAGAACTCGGCGCATGGCAGGGATTCCATCTCCTACACTCTCTTGGATGCCACCAAGCAGGCATCATTCTTAAACGCATTCGACAAAGCAGGATTTAAATCTTTAGATAAGGTCTTGGTGGCCTACAAACCTCGGAAGGGGACTTTTGCAGCATTTGAGGGTGAAATAACTACAGAAGAAGCAGAGAAGTTTATTAGTGCAGTTCTTAACGGGGACATCCGATTCACCAGAACACGACAGAGCCCCCTTCTTATATGA